One segment of Rhodothermus bifroesti DNA contains the following:
- a CDS encoding ParB/RepB/Spo0J family partition protein, translated as MATRKAALGRGLNALLPPPAREETATDELAGVETPKSRLYHFEERLRLLGRVAEIDIDHIRPNPYQPRKDFDEQALEELAQSIAQLGIIQPITVRALGNNQFEVISGERRLRAARRAGLKRIPAYIREAGSEEMLEMALVENVQREELNPIEVALGYQRLMEECGLTQEQVAEKVGKNRATVANFLRLLKLPPRIQASLRDGTITAGHARALIGLPETVQLRLLQEIEAKQLSVREVEDRVRAWHRAQEKREATKGASSAEPGDAETLQLRAYEDQLRRRLGTRVHIRHRTSSRSGRIEIVYFSDEELERLLALLLGE; from the coding sequence ATGGCAACACGTAAGGCAGCCTTAGGGCGTGGGTTAAATGCGCTGCTTCCGCCTCCGGCGCGAGAGGAAACGGCAACCGATGAACTTGCGGGTGTAGAAACGCCTAAAAGCCGACTTTATCACTTTGAGGAACGGCTACGGCTTTTAGGTCGCGTAGCTGAGATTGACATCGACCACATTCGCCCCAATCCATACCAGCCCCGCAAAGATTTCGACGAGCAAGCCCTAGAGGAACTAGCGCAGTCGATTGCTCAGTTGGGCATTATTCAGCCGATTACTGTTCGCGCTTTGGGCAATAATCAGTTCGAAGTGATTTCAGGGGAACGGCGTTTGCGGGCAGCGCGCCGCGCGGGTCTAAAGCGCATCCCGGCCTACATTCGTGAGGCCGGTAGTGAAGAAATGTTGGAAATGGCGCTGGTTGAAAACGTCCAGCGCGAAGAGCTCAACCCCATTGAAGTAGCTTTGGGCTACCAGCGCCTTATGGAAGAATGCGGGCTGACGCAAGAGCAAGTGGCCGAGAAAGTAGGTAAAAACCGCGCTACGGTTGCTAACTTTTTACGTTTACTCAAGCTGCCCCCCCGCATTCAGGCCAGTTTACGCGACGGCACGATCACGGCTGGGCATGCCCGTGCTCTAATTGGACTGCCCGAAACGGTCCAACTGCGCCTACTCCAGGAAATCGAAGCCAAGCAGCTGTCTGTCCGTGAGGTTGAAGACCGCGTGCGTGCCTGGCACCGTGCACAAGAGAAACGGGAAGCAACGAAAGGCGCCTCAAGCGCTGAACCCGGTGATGCAGAAACCCTCCAGCTGCGCGCTTACGAAGACCAGTTGCGACGGCGCTTGGGCACGCGCGTACATATCCGCCACCGTACCAGTAGCCGAAGCGGTCGCATCGAAATTGTGTATTTTTCTGACGAAGAGCTCGAGCGTCTACTGGCGCTTCTACTGGGCGAATGA